In the genome of Streptomyces collinus, one region contains:
- the ileS gene encoding isoleucine--tRNA ligase, whose protein sequence is MTSPTYRQVPAQVDLPALEHAVLDFWREQKIFAKTLEQSEGRPEWVFYEGPPTANGMPGAHHIEARVFKDVFPRFRTMRGYHVARKAGWDCHGLPVELAVEKELGFSGKQDIEAYGIAEFNEKCRESVTRHTDAFEALTTRMGYWTDLQDPYRTMDPEYIESVWWSLKEIFNKGLLVQDHRVAPWCPRCGTGLSDHELAQGYETVVDPSVFVRFPLTSGPLAGEAALLVWTTTPWTLVSNTAVAAHPEVTYVVATKGPEGSEKLVVAEPLLAKALGEGWETTGQTFTGAEMERWTYQRPFELVEFPAEAHFVVNAEYVTTEDGTGLVHQSPAFGEDDLKVCRSYGLPVVNPVRPDGTFEEEVPLVGGVFFKKADEKLTADLDERGLLFKHIPYEHSYPHCWRCHTALLYYAQPSWYIRTTEIKDRLLAENEGTNWFPDTVKNGRYGDWLNNNIDWALSRNRYWGTPLPIWRCEDDHLTCAGSLAELSELTGTDQSGLDPHRPFIDDVTFACPQGGCGKTATRVPEVIDAWYDSGSMPFAQWGYPYKNKELFEARYPAQFICEAIDQTRGWFYTLMAVGTLVFGKSSYENVVCLGHILAEDGRKMSKHLGNTLDPIPLMDRHGADAVRWFMAAGGSPWAARRVGHGTIQEVVRKTLLTYWNTVAFQALYARTSDWAPSEADPAPADRPVLDRWLLSELHALTDQVTQALDAYDTQRAGKLLSAFVDDLSNWYVRRSRRRFWQGDKAALRTLHEVVETVTQLMSPLTPFITERVWQDLIVPVTPGAPESVHLSSWPEADLTAIDPELSRQMVLVRRLVELGRATRAESGVKTRQPLSRALIAATGFETLDSELRTQITEELNVESLATLSEVGGSLVDTTAKANFRALGKRFGKRVQDVAKAVANADAAALSLALREGTASVEVDGETITLAPDEVIITETPREGWSVASDSGATVALDLEITEELRRAGLARDAIRLIQEARKNSGLDVADRIALRWTAMDQATAAALTDHAGLIADEVLAADFAQGEADSGYGAPFTDEGLTLTFRLRKA, encoded by the coding sequence ATGACATCGCCGACGTACCGCCAGGTGCCCGCCCAGGTCGACCTGCCCGCCCTCGAGCACGCCGTGCTCGACTTCTGGCGCGAGCAGAAGATCTTCGCCAAGACCCTGGAGCAGTCCGAGGGCCGCCCCGAGTGGGTGTTCTACGAGGGCCCGCCCACCGCCAACGGCATGCCCGGTGCCCACCACATCGAGGCCCGCGTCTTCAAGGACGTCTTCCCCCGCTTCCGGACCATGCGCGGCTACCACGTCGCCCGCAAGGCCGGCTGGGACTGCCACGGCCTCCCGGTCGAGCTCGCCGTCGAGAAGGAGCTCGGCTTCTCCGGCAAGCAGGACATCGAGGCGTACGGCATCGCGGAGTTCAACGAGAAGTGCCGCGAGTCGGTGACCCGGCACACGGACGCCTTCGAGGCGCTCACGACCCGCATGGGCTACTGGACCGACCTCCAGGACCCCTACCGCACGATGGACCCCGAGTACATCGAGTCGGTCTGGTGGTCGCTGAAGGAGATCTTCAACAAGGGCCTGCTGGTCCAGGACCACCGCGTCGCCCCCTGGTGCCCCCGCTGCGGCACGGGCCTGTCCGACCACGAGCTGGCGCAGGGCTACGAGACGGTCGTCGACCCGTCGGTCTTCGTCCGCTTCCCGCTCACCTCCGGCCCGCTCGCCGGCGAGGCCGCGCTCCTGGTCTGGACGACCACGCCCTGGACCCTGGTGTCCAACACGGCGGTCGCCGCGCACCCCGAGGTCACCTACGTCGTGGCGACGAAGGGCCCAGAAGGTTCGGAGAAGCTGGTCGTCGCCGAGCCGCTCCTCGCCAAGGCCCTCGGCGAGGGCTGGGAGACCACCGGCCAGACCTTCACGGGCGCCGAGATGGAGCGCTGGACCTACCAGCGCCCGTTCGAGCTGGTCGAGTTCCCGGCCGAGGCGCACTTCGTGGTCAACGCCGAGTACGTCACCACCGAGGACGGCACGGGTCTGGTCCACCAGTCCCCCGCCTTCGGTGAGGACGACCTCAAGGTCTGCCGCTCCTACGGCCTGCCGGTCGTGAACCCGGTCCGCCCGGACGGCACCTTCGAGGAGGAGGTCCCGCTCGTCGGCGGCGTCTTCTTCAAGAAGGCCGACGAGAAGCTCACCGCCGACCTCGACGAGCGCGGCCTGCTCTTCAAGCACATCCCGTACGAGCACAGCTACCCGCACTGCTGGCGCTGCCACACCGCGCTGCTCTACTACGCGCAGCCCTCCTGGTACATCCGCACCACGGAGATCAAGGACCGCCTCCTCGCGGAGAACGAGGGCACCAACTGGTTCCCGGACACGGTCAAGAACGGCCGGTACGGAGACTGGCTGAACAACAACATCGACTGGGCCCTGTCCCGCAACCGCTACTGGGGTACCCCGCTGCCCATCTGGCGCTGCGAGGACGACCACCTCACCTGCGCCGGATCCCTCGCGGAGCTGTCCGAGCTGACCGGCACGGACCAGTCGGGCCTGGACCCGCACCGCCCGTTCATCGACGACGTCACCTTCGCCTGCCCGCAGGGCGGCTGCGGAAAGACGGCCACGCGCGTGCCCGAGGTGATCGACGCCTGGTACGACTCGGGTTCGATGCCGTTCGCGCAGTGGGGCTACCCGTACAAGAACAAGGAGCTGTTCGAGGCCCGCTACCCGGCGCAGTTCATCTGCGAGGCCATCGACCAGACCCGCGGCTGGTTCTACACGCTGATGGCGGTCGGCACGCTGGTCTTCGGCAAGTCGTCGTACGAGAACGTCGTCTGCCTCGGCCACATCCTCGCCGAGGACGGCCGCAAGATGTCCAAGCACCTGGGCAACACCCTGGACCCGATCCCGCTCATGGACCGGCACGGCGCCGACGCGGTCCGCTGGTTCATGGCGGCCGGCGGCTCCCCGTGGGCGGCCCGTCGCGTGGGCCACGGCACGATCCAGGAGGTCGTCCGCAAGACGCTCCTGACGTACTGGAACACGGTCGCCTTCCAGGCCCTGTACGCCCGTACGTCGGACTGGGCCCCGTCCGAGGCCGACCCGGCCCCGGCCGACCGCCCGGTCCTGGACCGCTGGCTGCTGTCCGAACTGCACGCCCTCACCGACCAGGTCACCCAGGCGCTGGACGCCTACGACACCCAGCGCGCCGGCAAGCTGCTGTCCGCGTTCGTCGACGACCTGTCCAACTGGTACGTGCGCCGCTCGCGTCGCCGCTTCTGGCAGGGCGACAAGGCCGCCCTGCGCACGCTGCACGAGGTCGTCGAGACGGTCACGCAGCTGATGTCCCCACTGACCCCGTTCATCACCGAGCGGGTCTGGCAGGACCTGATCGTCCCGGTCACCCCGGGCGCTCCGGAGTCGGTCCACCTGTCGTCCTGGCCGGAGGCGGACCTCACCGCCATCGACCCGGAGCTGTCGAGGCAGATGGTGCTGGTGCGCCGCCTGGTGGAGCTGGGCCGTGCCACGCGCGCGGAGTCGGGCGTCAAGACGCGCCAGCCGCTGTCCCGCGCGCTGATCGCGGCGACGGGCTTCGAGACGCTGGACTCCGAACTGCGCACGCAGATCACGGAGGAGCTGAACGTCGAGTCGCTGGCGACGCTGAGCGAGGTCGGCGGCAGCCTGGTCGACACCACGGCGAAGGCCAACTTCCGCGCGCTGGGCAAGCGGTTCGGCAAGCGCGTCCAGGACGTGGCCAAGGCCGTCGCGAACGCGGACGCGGCCGCCCTGTCGCTGGCCCTGCGCGAGGGCACGGCGTCGGTCGAGGTCGACGGTGAGACCATCACGCTGGCTCCGGACGAGGTCATCATCACGGAGACCCCCCGCGAGGGCTGGTCGGTGGCCTCCGACTCGGGCGCGACGGTCGCGCTGGACCTGGAGATCACCGAGGAGCTCCGCCGTGCGGGCCTGGCCCGTGACGCGATCCGCCTGATCCAGGAGGCCCGCAAGAACAGCGGCCTCGACGTGGCCGACCGCATCGCACTGCGCTGGACGGCCATGGACCAGGCGACGGCGGCGGCCCTGACCGACCACGCCGGTCTGATCGCCGACGAGGTGCTGGCGGCCGACTTCGCCCAGGGCGAGGCGGACAGCGGCTACGGCGCCCCGTTCACGGACGAGGGCCTCACCCTCACGTTCCGCCTGCGCAAGGCGTAA
- a CDS encoding dienelactone hydrolase family protein, with protein MPGSRLVTPGWHHGLMNIMLFHSTQGLRPAVLQAADRLRAAGHEVWTPDLFEGHTFDTVEEGMQHQEKIGKDELLKRAVMAAAPYSERGLVYAGFSLGASIAQTLALGDDKARGLLLLHGTSDIAPDVTAEDLPVQLHVAEPDPFETDDWLSAWYLQMGRTGADVEVYRYAGAGHLYTDPDLPDYDEEAAEATWRVALGFLETL; from the coding sequence GTGCCGGGATCCCGGCTTGTCACACCCGGCTGGCACCATGGCCTCATGAACATCATGCTGTTCCACTCGACCCAGGGTCTGCGGCCCGCGGTGCTCCAGGCCGCTGACAGACTGCGCGCGGCCGGACACGAGGTGTGGACACCCGACCTCTTCGAGGGGCACACGTTCGACACGGTCGAGGAGGGCATGCAGCACCAGGAGAAGATCGGCAAGGACGAACTGCTGAAGCGTGCGGTGATGGCCGCCGCGCCCTACTCCGAGCGCGGGCTGGTGTACGCCGGGTTCTCGCTCGGCGCGTCCATCGCCCAGACCCTCGCCCTCGGCGACGACAAGGCGCGCGGCCTGCTGCTCCTGCACGGCACGTCGGACATCGCGCCGGACGTCACGGCCGAGGACCTGCCGGTCCAGCTGCACGTGGCCGAGCCGGACCCCTTCGAGACGGACGACTGGCTCAGCGCCTGGTACCTCCAGATGGGCCGCACCGGCGCCGACGTCGAGGTGTACCGCTACGCCGGGGCCGGCCACCTCTACACCGACCCCGACCTGCCGGACTACGACGAGGAGGCCGCCGAGGCCACCTGGCGGGTGGCGCTCGGCTTCCTCGAAACCCTGTAG
- a CDS encoding mechanosensitive ion channel family protein, translated as MENLLRPLIVVGGSVVLTLVIGWATDFLLRKADERHHETPLWGLLRRGRIPYMIVLFAALLRGSYDEADLLESRAEGVGRTLTLILIGSAAWLVIRIAAAIVETSYSRYASARAHRDPARVRRVRTQVTLIMRVVSAIVGVVAVATMLLTFPAFRAAGASLLASAGILGIVAGVAAQSTLSNMFAGFQIAFGDMVRIGDTVVVDGEWGTVEEITLTFLTVHTWDERRITMPVSYFTSKPFENWSRGTPQMTGIVFWHVDHSAPVEAMRDKLRDILRECPAWDGRAYNLSVTDTTPSTMQVRALVTAKDADDIWTVRVTVREQMMGWLADEHPYALPRVNTADAVLPPSSDGNGNGSGHRSSPDGVPAQQRRYHSNHNSGRPEH; from the coding sequence ATGGAGAACCTGCTACGACCGCTGATCGTGGTCGGTGGCTCGGTCGTGCTCACGCTGGTGATCGGCTGGGCCACCGACTTCCTGCTGCGCAAGGCCGACGAACGGCACCATGAGACCCCGCTGTGGGGTCTGCTCCGCCGTGGCCGCATCCCCTACATGATCGTCCTCTTCGCGGCCCTGCTGAGAGGGTCCTACGACGAGGCGGACCTGCTGGAGAGCCGCGCCGAAGGAGTCGGCCGGACGCTGACCCTGATCCTGATCGGATCGGCCGCCTGGCTGGTCATCCGTATCGCGGCGGCGATCGTCGAGACGTCGTACAGCCGGTACGCCAGCGCCCGGGCCCACCGCGACCCGGCCAGGGTCCGCCGGGTGCGCACCCAGGTGACGCTGATCATGCGGGTGGTGTCCGCGATCGTCGGTGTGGTGGCGGTGGCGACGATGCTGCTGACCTTCCCGGCGTTCCGGGCGGCGGGCGCCTCGCTGCTGGCCTCGGCCGGCATCCTCGGCATCGTCGCCGGTGTCGCCGCGCAGTCCACGCTGAGCAACATGTTCGCGGGGTTCCAGATCGCCTTCGGCGACATGGTGCGCATCGGGGACACGGTGGTGGTCGACGGCGAGTGGGGCACGGTCGAGGAGATCACCCTGACCTTCCTGACCGTCCACACCTGGGACGAGCGGCGCATCACCATGCCGGTGTCGTACTTCACGTCCAAGCCGTTCGAGAACTGGTCGCGCGGCACCCCGCAGATGACGGGCATCGTCTTCTGGCACGTCGACCACTCCGCCCCTGTGGAGGCGATGCGCGACAAGCTGCGCGACATCCTGCGCGAGTGCCCCGCCTGGGACGGCCGCGCCTACAACCTGTCGGTCACGGACACCACCCCGAGCACCATGCAGGTGCGGGCCCTGGTGACGGCCAAGGACGCGGACGACATCTGGACGGTGCGGGTCACGGTCCGCGAACAGATGATGGGCTGGCTTGCCGACGAGCACCCGTACGCCCTGCCCCGGGTCAACACGGCGGACGCGGTCCTTCCGCCGTCCTCCGACGGCAACGGCAACGGCAGCGGCCACCGCTCGTCCCCGGACGGCGTCCCGGCCCAGCAGCGCCGCTACCACAGCAACCACAACTCGGGGCGGCCGGAGCACTGA
- a CDS encoding GNAT family N-acetyltransferase, producing MSTPYVVRLAEDPADREACFAVRKEVFVGEQGVPEDLEYDAYDAGAVHVLAVRQDGVPLGTGRLLHGEPAVAQTGAGPSVGSLGRLAVTGAARGLGVGAALVRAIEDAARARGLAAVDLHAQTHALGFYARLGYEPYGPEYLEAGIPHQGMRRSL from the coding sequence GTGAGCACCCCGTACGTGGTGCGCCTCGCCGAGGACCCTGCCGACCGGGAGGCGTGCTTCGCGGTGCGCAAGGAGGTCTTCGTCGGCGAGCAGGGCGTACCGGAGGACCTGGAGTACGACGCGTACGACGCCGGCGCGGTCCATGTGCTGGCGGTCCGCCAGGACGGCGTGCCGCTCGGGACGGGGCGGCTGCTGCACGGGGAGCCGGCCGTGGCGCAGACCGGCGCCGGCCCGTCCGTGGGCTCTCTCGGCCGGCTCGCCGTGACGGGAGCCGCACGCGGGCTCGGCGTCGGTGCCGCGCTGGTGCGGGCCATCGAGGACGCGGCCCGCGCCCGGGGGCTCGCGGCCGTGGACCTGCACGCGCAGACGCACGCGCTCGGCTTCTACGCGCGGCTGGGCTACGAGCCGTACGGGCCCGAGTACTTGGAAGCGGGCATTCCGCACCAGGGGATGCGGCGTTCGCTTTAG
- the lspA gene encoding signal peptidase II has protein sequence MAEAERIIGTPDTPDAAGGGNERPDSEGTPPDESGAGRGRRRIAVLFAVASLAYALDLISKLIVVAKLEHHPPIEIIGDWLKFEAIRNAGAAFGFGEAFTVIFTMIAAAVIVVIARLARKLYSLPWAIALGLLLGGALGNLTDRIFRAPGVFEGAVVDFIAPKHFAVFNLADSAIVCGGILIVLLSFKGLDPDGTVHKD, from the coding sequence GTGGCAGAGGCGGAGCGCATCATCGGTACGCCGGACACACCGGACGCGGCCGGGGGCGGCAATGAACGGCCCGACTCCGAGGGCACCCCGCCCGACGAGTCCGGCGCCGGGCGGGGCCGGCGCCGGATCGCGGTGCTGTTCGCCGTCGCCTCGCTCGCGTACGCCCTCGACCTGATCAGCAAGTTGATCGTGGTGGCCAAGCTGGAGCACCACCCGCCCATCGAGATCATCGGGGACTGGCTGAAGTTCGAGGCGATCCGCAACGCGGGCGCGGCCTTCGGCTTCGGCGAGGCCTTCACCGTGATCTTCACGATGATCGCGGCGGCGGTGATCGTGGTGATCGCCCGCCTCGCCCGCAAGCTCTACAGCCTGCCCTGGGCGATCGCGCTCGGCCTGCTGCTCGGCGGTGCGCTGGGCAACCTCACCGACCGGATCTTCCGGGCGCCGGGCGTCTTCGAGGGCGCGGTCGTGGACTTCATCGCGCCCAAGCACTTCGCCGTCTTCAACCTGGCCGACTCGGCGATCGTGTGCGGCGGCATTCTGATCGTGCTGCTGTCGTTCAAGGGCCTCGACCCGGACGGGACCGTCCACAAGGACTGA
- a CDS encoding RluA family pseudouridine synthase — MSTLPEIRTLPVPDGLEGERVDAAISRMFGFSRTKAAELAAAGKVTVDGSVVGKSERVHGGAWLEVEMPQAPAPVQVVAEPVEGMEIVHDDDDVVVIVKPVGVAAHPSPGWTGPTVIGGLAAAGYRISTSGAAERQGIVHRLDVGTSGLMVVAKSERAYTSLKRQFKERTVDKRYHTLVQGHPDPTSGTIDAPIGRHPQHDYKWAVTAEGKPSVTHYDLIEAFRAASLLDVKLETGRTHQIRVHMAAHRHPCVGDLTYGADPTLAKRLGLTRQWLHAVRLGFEHPGDGQWAEFSCDYPEDLQKALEQVREETYA; from the coding sequence GTGAGCACGCTTCCCGAGATCCGTACCCTGCCCGTGCCCGACGGCCTGGAGGGCGAGCGCGTCGACGCCGCCATCTCCCGCATGTTCGGCTTCTCCCGTACCAAGGCTGCCGAGCTCGCCGCCGCGGGGAAGGTCACGGTCGACGGGTCGGTGGTCGGCAAGTCGGAGCGCGTGCACGGCGGCGCCTGGCTGGAGGTCGAGATGCCGCAGGCGCCCGCGCCGGTGCAGGTCGTGGCCGAGCCGGTCGAGGGCATGGAGATCGTGCACGACGACGATGACGTGGTCGTGATCGTCAAGCCCGTCGGCGTCGCCGCGCACCCCTCGCCAGGCTGGACCGGGCCGACCGTCATCGGGGGCCTGGCCGCCGCCGGGTACCGGATCTCCACCTCCGGCGCCGCCGAGCGCCAGGGCATCGTGCACCGGCTCGACGTGGGCACCTCGGGCCTCATGGTGGTCGCCAAGTCGGAGCGCGCCTATACCTCGCTCAAGCGCCAGTTCAAGGAGCGCACGGTCGACAAGCGGTACCACACGCTCGTCCAGGGCCACCCCGACCCGACCAGCGGCACCATCGACGCGCCCATCGGCCGGCACCCCCAGCACGACTACAAGTGGGCCGTCACCGCCGAGGGCAAGCCGTCCGTCACGCACTACGACCTCATCGAGGCGTTCCGCGCGGCCTCGCTGCTCGACGTGAAGCTGGAGACCGGCCGCACGCACCAGATCCGCGTCCACATGGCCGCCCACCGGCACCCCTGCGTCGGCGACCTCACCTATGGCGCCGACCCGACGCTCGCCAAGCGCCTGGGCCTGACCCGGCAGTGGCTGCACGCGGTGCGGCTCGGCTTCGAGCACCCCGGGGACGGGCAGTGGGCGGAGTTCTCCTGCGACTACCCGGAGGACCTGCAGAAGGCCCTGGAGCAGGTCCGCGAGGAGACGTACGCGTGA
- a CDS encoding Na+/H+ antiporter — protein sequence MDQLALLFVLLLGAVISVPVGDRFKVPAPVLMTLLGIVLALLPFVPNVEIAPDLILPLLLPPLLYAAVRRTSWRQFAANKRPIFLLAVALVFVTMACVAAVADAIVPGLPLAAAFALGALVAPPDPVAATAVAGQLGLPRRLVSILEGEGLFNDVTAIVLYHVAIAAAVSGTFSPWKAGLDLVLSAVVAVAVGLVLGWGANKLMEVLGDATLQIGLTLLVPYASYVMAEELHGSGVLAVLTTALFLAEYGSDADDVMTRLAGHTFWNIVDTLVTGVAFGLVGLELHNAIRTASGRWGELLGWAAVVVVVVVFARLLWLLPATWLTKRLHARRDYDEDIPVSWRETVVMWWSGMRGVASVALVLAIPLETDGGAPFPSRDEIIFIAFGVIMATLVLQGLTLPWLVRWLGVKADTDKEKEFAKDLAIRAAKAAKQRLREIEGTEELPEELSEQMLRRAYDIGVRISPELAEDERREAYREGARRVKRVRRIQQEMLSAARHEVLAARSEPGADPEVVDRVLRHLDVRSLR from the coding sequence GTGGATCAGTTGGCCCTGCTGTTCGTGCTGCTGCTCGGGGCCGTGATCAGTGTCCCCGTGGGGGACCGCTTCAAGGTGCCCGCGCCGGTGCTGATGACGCTCCTGGGGATAGTCCTCGCACTGCTGCCGTTCGTGCCGAACGTCGAGATCGCGCCGGACCTGATCCTGCCGCTGCTGCTGCCGCCCCTGCTGTACGCCGCCGTGCGGCGCACGTCCTGGCGGCAGTTCGCGGCCAACAAGAGGCCGATCTTCCTGCTGGCCGTGGCCCTGGTGTTCGTCACCATGGCCTGTGTGGCCGCCGTCGCCGACGCGATCGTGCCGGGGCTGCCGCTCGCCGCGGCCTTCGCGCTGGGCGCGCTGGTGGCGCCGCCGGACCCGGTCGCGGCGACCGCCGTGGCCGGGCAGCTGGGACTGCCGCGCCGGCTGGTGTCGATCCTGGAGGGCGAGGGCCTGTTCAACGACGTGACGGCCATCGTCCTCTACCACGTGGCGATCGCAGCCGCCGTCAGCGGGACGTTCTCGCCCTGGAAGGCCGGGCTCGATCTGGTGCTGTCGGCCGTGGTGGCGGTGGCCGTGGGCCTCGTGCTGGGCTGGGGCGCGAACAAGCTGATGGAAGTGCTCGGCGACGCCACCCTGCAGATCGGGCTGACCCTGCTGGTGCCGTACGCCTCGTACGTCATGGCCGAGGAGCTGCACGGGTCCGGCGTGCTCGCCGTGCTCACCACCGCGCTGTTCCTCGCGGAGTACGGCTCCGACGCCGACGACGTCATGACGCGGCTGGCCGGGCACACGTTCTGGAACATCGTCGACACCCTCGTCACCGGCGTCGCGTTCGGGCTGGTCGGTCTTGAGTTGCACAACGCGATCCGCACGGCCTCCGGGCGGTGGGGCGAGCTGCTGGGCTGGGCGGCGGTGGTGGTGGTCGTCGTCGTCTTCGCCCGGCTGCTGTGGCTGCTGCCGGCGACCTGGCTGACCAAACGGCTGCACGCGCGGCGGGACTACGACGAGGACATCCCGGTGAGCTGGCGCGAGACCGTGGTGATGTGGTGGTCGGGGATGCGCGGGGTGGCCTCGGTCGCGCTGGTGCTGGCCATTCCGCTGGAGACCGACGGGGGCGCGCCGTTCCCCAGCCGGGACGAGATCATCTTCATCGCGTTCGGGGTGATCATGGCGACGCTGGTGCTGCAGGGCCTGACATTGCCGTGGCTGGTGCGGTGGCTCGGGGTGAAGGCCGACACGGACAAGGAGAAGGAGTTCGCGAAGGACCTGGCGATCCGCGCTGCCAAGGCGGCCAAGCAGCGGCTGCGGGAGATCGAGGGGACCGAGGAACTGCCGGAGGAACTGTCCGAGCAGATGCTGCGGCGGGCCTACGACATCGGGGTGCGGATCAGTCCCGAACTGGCGGAGGACGAGCGGCGGGAGGCGTACCGCGAAGGAGCCCGGCGGGTGAAGCGGGTCCGGCGGATCCAGCAGGAGATGCTCAGTGCGGCGCGGCACGAGGTGCTTGCGGCGCGGAGTGAGCCCGGGGCGGATCCCGAGGTGGTCGACCGGGTTCTGCGGCACCTGGACGTCCGCAGCCTGAGGTGA
- a CDS encoding TraR/DksA C4-type zinc finger protein produces MVAKKTAVQQPASGRSAEASGGAAKDVGGKKSTQGGSAGRTAKEGPGKAAGVTPSGARSSGARSSGPEPPGAEPSGAEVARAEQSAAKAASAGAAGGKRAAAGASAHGASAKASAAKAPVRRTRAKASAHDAPADPPAETETETETQTESAESSAERAPAEKAAGRKAAGKKAAVSKTASAGKATARKAAAEKAPARKATGGKSTTTRTAAGKGAARTGAVTQDTAMSSTAKKAGAAEAAQQTGATTVVAKKTPGTATAAKTAVPKARIAAAEPGELAVRAGEDPWTAEEVEEARSELTSEETRLREEITSSERSLAGLMRDSGDGAGDDQADTGTKNITREHELALAANAREMLLQTERALERLHAGTYGLCENCGNAIGKARMQAFPRATLCVECKQKQERRY; encoded by the coding sequence ATGGTGGCGAAGAAGACCGCCGTACAGCAGCCGGCGTCCGGCAGGTCCGCGGAGGCCTCCGGCGGCGCGGCCAAGGACGTGGGCGGGAAGAAGTCCACGCAGGGGGGCTCGGCGGGGCGGACGGCGAAGGAGGGCCCGGGCAAGGCGGCCGGGGTCACGCCGTCCGGGGCCAGGTCGTCCGGGGCCAGGTCGTCCGGGCCTGAGCCGCCAGGGGCCGAGCCGTCCGGGGCCGAGGTGGCCAGGGCCGAGCAGAGCGCGGCCAAGGCGGCATCGGCCGGAGCGGCTGGGGGGAAGAGGGCGGCGGCCGGGGCATCGGCGCACGGGGCATCGGCCAAGGCGTCAGCTGCGAAGGCACCGGTGAGGAGGACACGGGCCAAGGCCTCGGCCCACGACGCGCCGGCCGATCCACCAGCGGAGACGGAGACGGAGACGGAGACGCAGACGGAGTCGGCCGAGTCATCGGCGGAGAGGGCACCGGCCGAGAAGGCGGCAGGAAGGAAGGCGGCAGGGAAGAAGGCGGCCGTCAGCAAGACCGCCTCGGCCGGGAAGGCCACCGCCCGGAAGGCCGCCGCCGAGAAGGCCCCGGCCCGGAAGGCCACCGGAGGCAAGAGCACCACCACCAGGACCGCGGCCGGTAAGGGCGCTGCCCGGACCGGCGCGGTCACACAGGACACGGCCATGAGCAGCACGGCCAAGAAGGCGGGTGCGGCCGAGGCCGCGCAGCAGACGGGAGCGACGACGGTGGTTGCGAAGAAGACTCCTGGCACGGCCACGGCGGCGAAGACCGCCGTTCCGAAGGCACGGATCGCCGCGGCGGAGCCCGGTGAGCTCGCGGTACGCGCGGGCGAGGACCCCTGGACGGCGGAGGAGGTCGAGGAGGCGCGGTCCGAGCTGACATCCGAGGAGACCCGGCTGCGCGAGGAGATCACGTCGTCGGAGCGGTCGCTGGCCGGTCTGATGCGGGACTCCGGGGACGGCGCGGGCGACGACCAGGCGGACACCGGCACCAAGAACATCACCCGCGAGCACGAGCTGGCCCTGGCCGCGAACGCTCGGGAGATGCTCCTCCAGACCGAGCGCGCCCTGGAACGCCTGCACGCGGGCACCTACGGCCTGTGCGAGAACTGCGGCAACGCCATCGGCAAGGCCCGCATGCAGGCCTTCCCCCGGGCCACACTCTGCGTGGAGTGCAAGCAGAAGCAGGAGCGCCGGTACTGA
- a CDS encoding SDR family NAD(P)-dependent oxidoreductase: MARNVVISGGGTGIGLAAARVFAAGGDRVLLLGRRADVLEKAGVSGALTYAADLTEPQDVHGVAAFVERELGAVDVLVHSAGGSGLLEPEAPGDDPLAAVAHTWSVNFRLNTLTAVLLTEALKPRLAEPGGRVLFLSSIAAYRGSGSGAYAAAKAGLHPYAHDLARELGPRGITANVVAPGYIEDTEFFGDAMAEERRERLIGETSTGRAGTPGDVAQTLHWLASPGAGHITSQIIQVNGGAERGH; this comes from the coding sequence ATGGCACGGAATGTAGTAATCAGTGGTGGGGGTACGGGAATTGGGCTCGCGGCGGCCCGGGTGTTCGCCGCCGGAGGGGACCGGGTGCTGCTGCTCGGGCGGCGGGCCGATGTGCTGGAGAAGGCCGGGGTGTCCGGCGCGCTGACGTACGCGGCCGATCTCACCGAGCCGCAGGACGTGCACGGTGTCGCCGCTTTCGTCGAGCGGGAGTTGGGGGCCGTGGACGTGCTCGTGCACAGCGCCGGGGGCAGCGGGCTGCTCGAACCGGAGGCCCCGGGTGACGATCCGCTCGCGGCCGTCGCGCACACCTGGAGCGTGAACTTCCGGCTCAACACCCTGACGGCGGTCCTGCTCACCGAGGCGCTGAAACCGCGGCTCGCCGAGCCTGGCGGACGCGTGCTGTTCCTCAGCTCCATCGCCGCCTACCGGGGATCCGGGAGCGGGGCGTACGCGGCGGCCAAGGCGGGGCTGCACCCCTACGCCCACGATCTGGCCAGGGAGCTGGGGCCGCGCGGCATCACCGCGAACGTGGTCGCGCCCGGGTACATCGAGGACACCGAGTTCTTCGGGGACGCGATGGCCGAGGAGCGGCGGGAGCGGCTCATCGGCGAGACCTCGACCGGCCGGGCCGGGACCCCGGGGGACGTCGCCCAGACCCTGCACTGGCTGGCCTCCCCGGGCGCCGGGCACATCACCTCACAGATCATCCAGGTCAACGGCGGCGCCGAGCGCGGCCACTGA